The genomic segment GCGCTTGCGCGACGGCTTGGGGATGATGACCTGCGGGGCCGCAGGGAGGCCGTTCTTTGCAGGCTTGGCGGATCGCTTGGGCATGGTCAGGCGGGCGGGGTGACGAAGGAGGAGAGATTGACCTTGCCGGCGACGAGCTGCCGCACGAGCTGCTGCTGCTGTTCGACTGACTGGTCGGCATCCAGCATGAGGAAGCTGAACTCGCTGCTCATCGCGAGGTATTGCTCGAGGATGCGCCCCTGGAAGATGCGGAAGCTTTCCTCCGGGTCGGGTGATAGCTTCAAGTCCATTCCCGCCTCGAAAAACTTGAGCTGCGGGCGGCCGTCGAGGATGCGGTGCAGCGAAACGTCGAGGCTGGCCTTGAAGAAGAACGTGAGGTCGGGCAGGGCGGCGAAGTTGTAGATGCCGCGGACCCATTCGGGCCGGCAGCCGCGCACGGTGTCGCGCGCAAACGCCGTGAAGATGTAGCGGTCGCACAGCACGAGGTAGCCCGCTCGCAGCAACGGCACGAGCTGACGTTCGTAGCGGTCCGCAAAGTCCGTCGCATGCACGAGGCTGAACGTCGTCGGTGTGAGCAGGGTCATCTTCTTGCCCTTGCTCGTGGCGGACTTGACGATCTCGGACGAGTTCCACTCGCTGAAGAACACCTTGAGCCCCTGCAACTCGAGCCAGCGCTTCAGCAGGTAAATCTGGGTGGACTTGCCCGAGCCATCGAGCCCCTCGACGGCGATGAGTCTGCCGGGGAAGTTCAGCTCGGCGAAGGTCTTCATCGTGGCGGCGCTGAATCTAGCGGGGCGGCGGCGCAATGGAAAGCGTTTCACTGGGAGCGACGGTCATCCGCCTGCGCACCCCCTCAGCCTCAGTTCAATCGCAGTCCAAACAGGCTCGCGAAGATGTCCAGCGTCCCGACGGTCATGCGGTAGATGAAGCGGTTTACCCCCGGGATTTGAATGGCGATGATGACGAGGATGAATCCGAACTGCGCGATCTTCATGTAGAATTCCCAGCTCATGCCCACCAGGTTCTTGACCACGTGCGAACCGTCGAGCGGCGGGATGGGCAGCAGGTTGAAGAAGCACAGGAACAGGCTCAGCGCGGCGAAACGGAAGCCGATTTCCTGAAGCATGGCCGCATCCGCCATCACGCCGATTTTGGCGACGCCGATGAGCAGCGCGCCGAGCAGGAGGTTCATCATCGGGCCGGCCATGGCGATGAGGGTGTCATCAATGCGCGGTTGCCGGAGATTGTTCGGATTCACGGGCACCGGCTTCGCCCAGCCGATGATGAACGAGCCGAGCGCGCTTCCGCTCAGCACAAACCCGAGGATGGGCATGAGCACGGTGCCGA from the Verrucomicrobiota bacterium genome contains:
- a CDS encoding thymidylate kinase, which gives rise to MKTFAELNFPGRLIAVEGLDGSGKSTQIYLLKRWLELQGLKVFFSEWNSSEIVKSATSKGKKMTLLTPTTFSLVHATDFADRYERQLVPLLRAGYLVLCDRYIFTAFARDTVRGCRPEWVRGIYNFAALPDLTFFFKASLDVSLHRILDGRPQLKFFEAGMDLKLSPDPEESFRIFQGRILEQYLAMSSEFSFLMLDADQSVEQQQQLVRQLVAGKVNLSSFVTPPA
- a CDS encoding site-2 protease family protein, with translation MDTAAIADFLIKYIGLIVLLSFHEWGHAWVALKCGDDTARQMGRVSINPIVHICPIGTVLMPILGFVLSGSALGSFIIGWAKPVPVNPNNLRQPRIDDTLIAMAGPMMNLLLGALLIGVAKIGVMADAAMLQEIGFRFAALSLFLCFFNLLPIPPLDGSHVVKNLVGMSWEFYMKIAQFGFILVIIAIQIPGVNRFIYRMTVGTLDIFASLFGLRLN